TCTAGGCTCACCTGGGTAACTTTGACCCAGACCAGGACTTTCGTCTTCATGCCCTCTATTCcggacaactttcctcttgacaaGGTCGCCTTGACCCGAGTCGCATACCTTAACACAGAAGAATCTTTGAAGCTGATCTCACAGGTGGAAGGAAGGTGAACAATCAACTTTGACTTTGATTCGTCAAACTCGTAGCAGATGATGTTCCTGGGAAAGAGGCCTTGTGGTAGCCCATATTCACGGAGGAGATCTGGTAGAGATTTCGATGGTTTGCCTGCATAAAAAGAAATAGAAAACTCTTTACCACCATTAAGTTGATGAAAGAGTTAAACTCATTAAACTCAGTTTGCTTGGATGGATATCAGGAACCTGTCTGTGAATGTAGTCTGATATGGAGCAATTAGGAAACAGAGCTATGACATCAAAAGCATGATTTGCAACAGCAAATTGTGCATATGTAATATGGCAGAAGTAGCAAATCTATTTTTTCCATTGGAATGCAGAGTTCAGCATGGCACATTCATATTATATTACCCTCGAGTAAATGTTTTATTGAAGGATCATCTACAATCAAAGACAAATTAGACATCACAAAATTTACAGGAACTCAACAAACAAACTTGCTCATGAACTATGAACAATATGATACCTTCTTAGGAGGTGGAAGAAAGTGCCAAGCAGCACAATTGAAATAATTTTGTGAATGCATGTTCATGATGTGAAGCAAAATCTACAATGACTGTATGATAACTAAATGAAGTTGGATGTGCATGATGACCAATTACATCGATGATTGAGCACCAAGTTGACACAACAAAGAATTAAGCTTAACCAACTTTTAAAAATCAacaaaaacttggtgaaatatcaaaCATTCAGAAAGCAGCAAATTTCAAGTGAAATGCACGTTTTAAGTTGATGATTTTAACCGCAAAATGAGGCTATATATCGGTGGTTGATAAGATCAATTACATAGAACCATGACAAACATTGAGATGAAAATGAGCTCAGCCATCCAAGTAGTCATATAGTCATTCCATGGCATTGCTCTAATGTGTGCACTA
This DNA window, taken from Musa acuminata AAA Group cultivar baxijiao unplaced genomic scaffold, Cavendish_Baxijiao_AAA HiC_scaffold_308, whole genome shotgun sequence, encodes the following:
- the LOC135657805 gene encoding uncharacterized protein At5g01610-like; its protein translation is MDKALKKVASFSIPKKAKEEISSIGEDLSRFSSTVEEKAKWIFEKLKGKPSKSLPDLLREYGLPQGLFPRNIICYEFDESKSKLIVHLPSTCEISFKDSSVLRYATRVKATLSRGKLSGIEGMKTKVLVWVKVTQVS